From a single Silene latifolia isolate original U9 population chromosome 6, ASM4854445v1, whole genome shotgun sequence genomic region:
- the LOC141588656 gene encoding uncharacterized protein LOC141588656: MYSDKLGGSTVIRGQQDFTSWRFDNSLLDVPFFGPPFTWFNNRSDDQLIMERLDRAYANTDLFQLFPAISVMHLPILVSDHAPIILKFFPPTNVVRRPYRVDNWCLNSPEIAHIVDCAWKLHFPGSPMYVLSRRLSSVRFSIMQWVIHHRLSHGINWSEMHRNIHRSSNQIVDVQSATPFQRVRSEQLQGLQQQHAYWLQRAKLKHEILDGLPSRFLYSRVKQRSSHQRILALLSRSGEWLFTPEQISLEITSFFHDLLCSTPPSDPGSPLGFIDALMDSLDLPILSSADCSLLSAPFTEHDILRALNGMDGSKSPGPDGITPKFYQTFWPQIGHLVTLALLRFLNSGVMLKEWNNTHIILIQKVDKRN, encoded by the coding sequence ATGTATTCTGATAAATTAGGTGGCTCCACTGTCATTCGAGGTCAACAGGATTTCACCTCCTGGAGATTTGACAACTCTTTGCTTGACGTTCCTTTCTTTGGTCCTCCGTTTACTTGGTTTAATAATCGCTCAGATGATCAACTAATTATGGAACGACTTGATCGTGCTTATGCCAATACtgatttgtttcaacttttcccAGCAATCTCGGTTATGCATCTTCCAATTCTTGTTTCGGACCATGCTCCAATTATTCTCAAGTTTTTCCCTCCTACCAACGTTGTAAGACGTCCCTACCGCGTTGATAATTGGTGTTTGAACTCCCCCGAGATCGCCCACATAGTTGATTGTGCATGGAAACTTCATTTTCCTGGATCTCCGATGTATGTTTTATCCAGGCGGCTTTCTTCTGTGCGTTTTTCTATAATGCAATGGGTGATTCATCATAGGTTGTCCCATGGTATCAATTGGTCTGAGATGCATCGCAATATTCATAGGTCTAGTAATCAAATTGTTGATGTTCAGTCAGCAACACCTTTTCAGCGGGTTCGTTCTGAGCAACTTCAGGGTTTACAGCAGCAACATGCTTATTGGTTACAACGAGCTAAGTTGAAGCATGAAATTCTAGATGGCCTCCCATCACGGTTCTTGTATTCTCGTGTTAAGCAACGCTCTTCACATCAGCGTATTCTTGCGCTACTTTCTCGTTCGGGCGAATGGCTGTTTACTCCAGAACAGATTTCGTTGGAGATTACTTCTTTCTTTCATGACCTGCTATGCTCTACCCCTCCTAGTGATCCTGGCTCGCCACTAGGATTTATTGACGCTTTGATGGACTCTCTTGATCTTCCGATACTAAGCTCGGCTGACTGTTCTTTGTTATCTGCTCCTTTCACTGAACATGATATTCTCCGTGCTCTTAATGGGATGGATGGCTCCAAATCACCAGGCCCTGATGGTATTACCCCAAAGTTTTACCAGACTTTTTGGCCCCAGATTGGTCATTTAGTTACGTTGGCTTTGCTTCGCTTCCTTAATTCGGGGGTTATGTTGAAGGAATGGAATAATACCCATATCATACTTATTCAGAAGGTTGACAAGCGGAATTGA
- the LOC141588658 gene encoding uncharacterized protein LOC141588658, whose amino-acid sequence MLFIYLASKCLANRIKLVISSIVSETQQAFVPSRLMSDGCLITHEIMHYLNKTTKGTVSYAALKLDMHKAFDRVSWPFLMAILKKFGFPIFWQNIIWESNPASFESLRDLFRCFELASGQMINLDKSFIKFSPNAPPDFKSYMASILKMKTSDCFGNYLGVPVDLPSKKSLVFRPLVDKMTSRVIAWSSLHLSQPCKLIIINSILLGSICFLLASIPFPTGICKKIDSLIIAFWWRKDVRHRSIHWLSRDSLQLPREHGGLGLKFVALLSQASLMTNFWRLHHQPSGILAKYMIPKYRKDLPIPAAKSKVSRPSFVWSGICRAASVFSPGLSWKLGNGSSVDLFTSRWVNGSTPSLRPSSTASSFVLSDLLTISGVWDHFAVFRFFTPSCAKVIIAMEPPHINIDDFLYWKYTEDGVYTVRSGYDYLMSQSSFSCSPSFYSAFPWKILWGVHSSTKLPLLVWRIIHNILPSLENLFVRGIQVSTSCVFCHSQTESLDHLFRTCTVTRHVWLLSSLGLNSVANPTICLQRWIADLICYFHRFTDSTDQCLLRFLCIFKAIWMVRNSVVFDNCSVNPSQIFHLSDYILASLSQLPVFWPSYSKPHNNFAISTLDYALPYFSVTYLILVCRAFSRDQYIVSSSDTTCCTPALSLVRASSLFAASTKGLLITMYRAHSASLPSVSFRIASKKLSSVLASTKPVPIELRHSLSTIRCFLRMYALWSVSLDTG is encoded by the exons ATGTTATTTATCTATTTGGCTTCCAAGTGCCTTGCCAATCGGATCAAACTTGTTATTTCATCGATTGTTTCGGAAACTCAACAAGCTTTTGTTCCCTCCCGGCTTATGTCAGATGGATGTCTTATTACTCATGAGATAATGCATTATCTTAATAAAACAACAAAAGGAACTGTTTCTTATGCGGCTCTAAAGCTTGATATGCATAAAGCATTCGACCGTGTTTCCTGGCCTTTTCTCATGGCGATTTTGAAGAAATTCGGCTTCCCTATCTTCTGGCAAAATATTATCTGGGAAT CTAATCCGGCTTCCTTTGAGTCTCTCCGGGATTTGTTTCGATGCTTTGAGCTTGCATCTGGTCAGATGATAAATCTTGATAAGTCTTTTATTAAATTCAGTCCAAATGCGCCACCTGATTTCAAGTCTTATATGGCGTCTATTCTTAAAATGAAGACCTCGGACTGCTTTGGTAATTATTTGGGTGTCCCGGTTGATCTTCCATCCAAGAAGTCTTTGGTATTTCGACCACTGGTTGATAAGATGACATCTCGGGTTATTGCTTGGTCTTCTCTCCATCTTAGTCAGCCTTGCAAGCTTATCATCATCAACTCTATTCTTTTGGGTTCGATCTGTTTtttgctggcttctattcctttTCCGACCGGGATTTGTAAGAAGATTGACTCTTTGATTATAGCTTTTTGGTGGCGCAAAGATGTTCGCCACCGCTCAATTCACTGGCTCTCTAGGGACTCTTTACAACTCCCTCGAGAACATGGAGGCCTTGGTTTAAAATTTGTCGCTTTGCTAAGTCAAGCTTCCCTTATGACGAATTTCTGGCGCCTACATCATCAACCATCTGGTATTTTAGCAAAGTATATGATTCCAAAATACAGAAAGGATTTACCTATTCCTGCTGCAAAATCAAAGGTCTCTCGTCCTTCCTTTGTTTGGTCCGGCATTTGCCGTGCTGCTAGTGTTTTCTCTCCTGGTTTATCCTGGAAGCTAGGTAATGGTTCCTCTGTTGATCTTTTTACAAGCCGGTGGGTTAATGGGAGCACTCCTTCTTTGCGCCCATCTTCCACTGCTTCCTCTTTTGTTCTTTCTGATTTGCTTACTATTTCAGGTGTTTGGGATCATTTTgctgtttttcgtttttttaccCCTTCTTGTGCTAAAGTTATTATAGCTATGGAACCTCCTCATATTAATATTGACGATTTCCTTTACTGGAAATATACGGAGGATGGAGTTTATACGGTTCGATCTGGATATGATTACTTGATGTCACAGTCATCTTTTTCCTGTTCGCCGTCTTTCTACTCTGCCTTTCCATGGAAAATTCTTTGGGGTGTTCACAGCTCTACTAAGTTGCCTCTTCTTGTCTGGCGCATTATACATAATATTCTTCCTTCGTTAGAAAATCTGTTTGTTCGAGGCATCCAGGTTAGTACTTCTTGTGTTTTTTGTCACTCACAGACTGAGTCTTTAGATCATCTTTTTAGGACTTGTACTGTTACTAGACATGTTTGGCTTTTGTCGTCTCTTGGTTTAAATTCAGTAGCTAATCCTACTATTTGTTTACAACGTTGGATTGCGGATCTTATTTGCTATTTTCACAGGTTTACAGATAGTACAGACCAGTGTTTACTTCGTTTTCTTTGTATTTTCAAAGCCATTTGGATGGTCCGAAATTCTGTGGTCTTTGACAACTGCAGCGTCAATCCGAGTCAGATTTTTCATCTATCTGACTATATTTTGGCCTCTCTTTCTCAGCTGCCTGTTTTTTGGCCATCCTACTCGAAGCCTCATAATAATTTTGCGATTTCGACCTTGGATTATGCTCTGCCTTATTTTTCCGTTACTTACTTAATTTTGGTTTGCAGGGCATTTTCTCGTGATCAATACATTGTCTCCTCTTCAGACACGACCTGTTGTACTCCAGCTCTTTCCCTTGTTCGGGCTTCCTCGCTATTTGCAGCCTCAACAAAAGGGCTACTGATAACCATGTATAGAGCCCACTCTGCCTCACTTCCATCCGTTTCCTTCCGGATAGCATCGAAGAAATTATCTTCCGTTCTGGCTTCCACAAAACCAGTACCAATCGAACTGCGACACTCGTTGTCGACAATTCGATGTTTCTTACGTATGTATGCTCTTTGGTCAGTCAGTCTGGATACTGGCTGA
- the LOC141588659 gene encoding protein FAR1-RELATED SEQUENCE 5-like, which yields MALDFDLNNLYEEGECSRAAETKGNDEAEYNSDVDLMKEYVELYGDGPVDDDDTVWLQQVIRRTQTFAHSYAYKKGFSWYIRTNKLFKKYKEDGVSKKGSFKNEPRYHMYERLRLCCVHAAKTKDACNVYIESRYFDDEDVVKITQCHLEHNHDMDPKKSRLFVGFRHINDYFKKRMMINDAAGISILNNYKSLVLEGGGHENLGFKFSDSRNAINQERRRSVIDGDAKELKAYFEKMEEEDPNYFYAIELDDFEAPMNVFLVYRMPFSTFIGVNQHGNSIVFACALVTRDYEESFEWVFAKFLECMGKAPSVILTDQERAIGNVIKKIFPNTHHRLCLWHILKNAGKNLGKHPLWNDISSDLNLAVHDSLEVHDFEIAWKEMVHKYGIEKCPWVIESYLIRESWVPAYWRGIFCAGMSSTQRSEQQNRYFKSYVNGRTTLSHFAKKIEETLKLKVEEETANNHDCTEKPYKIECNLLVEQVFHKLYTKKIYKLVRDEVIGLIYTNVDPPRRLGHSVTFNVEDKKVAPFGKCKNYWVDIDRSVGLLKYSCKLFEFKGILCRHIIRCMVIEDVKVIPEKYILDRWRKDLVREYETIKTGYYNPEASARAKKSLEVTIRNHYISTLALRDDETYATYDRLTSELIKELEGIVGVETIDAYVPGGVSSRKKTNVPNPFTANESNHLNTACSEFGASQSTPTRQFGASQCTLRGASLGSIQPSFPIASWQDVGDDKVLARTNSECR from the exons ATGGCGCTTGATTTTGATCTCAATAACTTGTATGAAGAAGGTGAATGTTCACGAGCAGCAGAAACAAAAGGCAACGATGAAGCAGAATATAATAGCGATGTTGATTTAATGAAAGAGTATGTCGAGTTGTATGGCGACGGTCCAGTGGATGATGATGACACC GTTTGGCTTCAACAAGTCATCCGAAGAACTCAGACTTTCGCCCATTCATACGCATATAAGAAGGGGTTTTCATGGTACATTCGCACTAATAAACTCTTTAAAAAGTACAAGGAAGACGGTGTTTCAAAAAAAGGTTCCTTTAAGAATGAACCGCGGTATCATATGTATGAAAGATTAAGGCTTTGTTGTGTTCATGCTGCTAAAACCAAAGATGCCTGCAATGTTTACATTGAGTCCCGTTATTTTGACGATGAAGACGTAGTGAAGATAACGCAATGCCATTTAGAGCACAACCATGATATGGATCCTAAGAAAAGTCGGTTATTTGTTGGGTTTAGACATATAAATGACTACTTCAAAAAGAGGATGATGATCAATGATGCTGCTGGTAtttcaatattaaataattacaAGTCGTTGGTCTTGGAGGGGGGAGGTCATGAGAACCTTGGCTTTAAGTTTAGTGATAGTCGAAACGCCATCAATCAAGAACGAAGACGTAGCGTCATAGATGGCGATGCTAAAGAATTGAAGGCATATTTTGAGAAGATGGAAGAGGAGGATCCTAATTATTTCTATGCAATTGAGCTCGATGATTTTGAGGCTCCAATGAATGTTTTTTTGGT GTATCGCATGCCTTTTTCCACTTTCATAGGGGTGAATCAACATGGGAATTCAATTGTTTTTGCTTGTGCTTTGGTTACGCGTGATTATGAAGAAAGTTTTGAGTGGGTTTTTGCCAAGTTTTTAGAATGCATGGGTAAAGCTCCATCAGTTATATTGACAGACCAGGAAAGAGCAATTGGTAATGTAATTAAAAAAATCTTCCCCAATACTCACCACAGGCTCTGCCTTTGGCACATATTGAAAAATGCTGGTAAAAATCTGGGAAAACATCCACTTTGGAACGATATCTCAAGTGACCTTAATTTAGCAGTTCACGACAGTTTGGAGGTGCATGATTTTGAGATAGCATGGAAGGAAATGGTTCATAAATATGGTATTGAAAAATGTCCGTGGGTGATAGAGTCGTATTTGATCAGGGAGAGTTGGGTCCCCGCATATTGGCGTGGGATATTTTGTGCTGGGATGTCGTCGACGCAGAGGAGTGAGCAACAAAACCGGTATTTCAAAAGTTATGTCAATGGGAGGACTACTTTAAGTCACTTTGCAAAGAAAATTGAGGAAACCTTGAAATTGAAAGTGGAGGAGGAAACCGCGAACAATCACGATTGCACAGAGAAACCGTATAAGATTGAGTGCAACTTACTTGTTGAGCAGGTTTTCCATAAATTGTATACTAAGAAGATATATAAGTTGGTACGTGACGAGGTAATTGGGTTAATTTATACGAACGTTGATCCGCCGAGAAGACTTGGGCATAGTGTGACATTTAACGTTGAAGATAAAAAAGTGGCGCCATTTGGTAAGTGTAAGAACTATTGGGTTGATATTGACAGAAGTGTGGGACTGCTCAAGTACTCATGTAAGTTATTTGAGTTCAAGGGTATACTGTGTCGACATATTATTAGATGCATGGTTATCGAAGATGTGAAGGTGATCCCGGAGAAGTATATACTTGATCGATGGCGAAAGGACTTGGTTAGAGAATACGAGACAATCAAAACTGGGTACTATAATCCGGAAGCCTCAGCTCGTGCGAAGAAGTCATTGGAGGTAACTATAAGGAACCATTACATTTCCACACTAGCGCTTCGAGACGATGAAACTTATGCAACATATGATAGATTGACTTCTGAATTAATTAAGGAGTTGGaggggattgttggtgttgaaACTATAGACGCCTATGTCCCTGGCGGTGTTTCTTCTAGG AAAAAAACTAATGTTCCAAACCCATTCACCGCTAATGAGAGCAATCATTTAAATACTGCATGTAGCGAGTTTGGTGCATCGCAATCTACTCCTACAAGACAGTTTGGTGCGTCGCAATGTACCCTACGAGGAGCCAGTTTG